The Fimbriimonadaceae bacterium nucleotide sequence GATCTCGCGGGCGATGGCGAGCCCCAGCCCGAGCCCGCCCGACTTGGTCGACTCCAGCGCTTCGAAAAGGGAGGCAAGCCGAGTCTCGTCGATCCCCGTTCCGTTATCACGGACGGTCGCGAGGACATGGCCGGTCTCCGCGCGGATCTGGACATGCACGACCCCCGCCCCGCCAAGGTCTTGGCAGGCTTCGATGCCATTGAGGACCAGGTTCACAAAGACTTGCTGGAGCTGGACCACGTCGCCCCGCACGGTCACCGGCCCCCCGAGGTCCTGGCGGAGGGCGACGCGGCTAGACTCTGCTTCGGGCTGGAGCAACCAGAGTGCGGCCCGCAGGACGTCGCGCAGGTCGATCCGCTCCGGCGGCCTCGCGGACGGCTTCGAATAGCTGCGGACGCGGTTCACGATCTGCCCTGCGCGCTGGGCTTGGAGGCTGACGCCTTCGAGGGCTTGGCGGACGATATCCCTGTCCCCCTCGTCCTCAAGGGTCTTGAGCGCCGCGTCGGCGTAGTGAACGATCGCCGCGAGGGGCTGGTTAAGCTCGTGGGCGAGGCCGACGGCGAGCCGCTCGACCGTGTTCTGACGGGTCAGGAGGCTGAGTTCTTGCCGCAACCGTGTCTCCCGCCGGGAGACACGCCGCCCGTTCGCGAGCACGAGGAGGGAGAGTGCGAGCCCGAGAGTCGATCCAATGGAGACCGTCGTCGCCCACGCGAAGGACGCGATGACCTGGCTCTCGGTGCGCTGGGCAACGAGGTTAAGGGAGGCCTGGACCCCCGAGAGGTACTGATTCTTAAGACGGTCGTACTCGGGGCCGAAGACCTGGCGGTAAGCCTCGCCGGACTTACCCCTTTGCGCGAGGTCGATCGCCCGGCGCTCGAGCGCGACGAGGGCCCGGTTCGCCTCGATAGTGGTCCGGATCTGTTCTCGCTCCTTCGGCGAGGCCAGCTCGAAGATCCTCGCGATCGACCCGTCGAGTTCGGTTTCCAGCCGGTCGTAGCGGTTCGTCCAGACCGGATCGGAGGTGAGCGCGGCCATCCGGGCGGTCATTGTCAGGGCCTCGTCGAGGCGCAGAATGTCCTTGGCCGTCCGTTCGAGCTCGACGTCGGTCGTGGCGAGCCGGACGACGGCCGCATGGTTCGACCACGTAAGGGCGAGGATGCCGATGAGGAGCACGCCGGAGACCAGGGTCGAGAAGAGGAGGAGGCGTCCCTCCCGGTCTTGCAGCCTAGGGCCCTGG carries:
- a CDS encoding GHKL domain-containing protein → MKYQGPRLQDREGRLLLFSTLVSGVLLIGILALTWSNHAAVVRLATTDVELERTAKDILRLDEALTMTARMAALTSDPVWTNRYDRLETELDGSIARIFELASPKEREQIRTTIEANRALVALERRAIDLAQRGKSGEAYRQVFGPEYDRLKNQYLSGVQASLNLVAQRTESQVIASFAWATTVSIGSTLGLALSLLVLANGRRVSRRETRLRQELSLLTRQNTVERLAVGLAHELNQPLAAIVHYADAALKTLEDEGDRDIVRQALEGVSLQAQRAGQIVNRVRSYSKPSARPPERIDLRDVLRAALWLLQPEAESSRVALRQDLGGPVTVRGDVVQLQQVFVNLVLNGIEACQDLGGAGVVHVQIRAETGHVLATVRDNGTGIDETRLASLFEALESTKSGGLGLGLAIAREIVEGHGGRIEVSRSDGTTAFVVRLPREA